In Dysgonomonadaceae bacterium zrk40, one genomic interval encodes:
- a CDS encoding ABC transporter ATP-binding protein, whose amino-acid sequence MQQNVNPVNESPVTPPAVPQVSVENGGIITAAGLQKHYSGVNVLNISSVSIANGESFGLVGNNGAGKTTFFRLILDLIEASAGEVLIEGEPVARSDGWKQKVGSFLDEGFLIDFLTPDEYFAFTAKLYNKSEGDLAAFLESMQEFFNGEITGSGKLIRDLSKGNQKKTGIAAALLGDPQILILDEPFTALDPTSQIRLKRMLNELRRSRNMTMLISSHDLNHVTEVCERIVVLEKGLVVKDIATGEETLKELESYFAV is encoded by the coding sequence ATGCAACAAAACGTAAATCCTGTCAATGAATCACCCGTTACACCGCCTGCAGTTCCGCAGGTCAGCGTTGAGAACGGAGGCATCATCACGGCTGCCGGCCTGCAAAAGCATTATAGCGGCGTCAACGTACTCAACATTTCATCCGTCTCAATTGCCAACGGCGAGAGTTTCGGGCTGGTTGGCAACAATGGCGCCGGCAAGACCACCTTCTTCCGGCTGATCCTCGATCTGATTGAAGCATCTGCGGGAGAAGTGCTGATCGAAGGTGAGCCGGTAGCCCGTAGCGATGGGTGGAAACAGAAAGTGGGCTCCTTCCTCGACGAGGGATTCCTGATCGACTTCTTGACCCCTGATGAGTATTTTGCCTTCACAGCGAAGCTCTACAACAAGTCGGAGGGCGATCTGGCTGCCTTCCTGGAGTCGATGCAGGAGTTTTTCAACGGGGAGATCACCGGATCGGGCAAGTTAATCCGCGACCTGTCGAAAGGCAACCAGAAGAAAACAGGCATCGCGGCCGCACTGCTCGGTGATCCGCAGATCTTGATTCTCGACGAGCCCTTCACGGCACTCGACCCCACATCGCAAATTCGTCTGAAAAGAATGCTCAACGAGCTCAGGAGATCCCGCAACATGACCATGCTCATCTCCAGCCACGACCTGAATCATGTGACGGAGGTGTGTGAGCGTATCGTTGTATTGGAAAAAGGATTGGTAGTGAAAGATATCGCCACCGGGGAGGAAACGTTAAAAGAACTGGAATCCTATTTCGCGGTATAG